One Candidatus Deferrimicrobium borealis genomic window carries:
- a CDS encoding VCBS repeat-containing protein produces MILLLLALLWFSTPADAARQTLALFPPEIVPAGSDNALRPAVTVLEQTLKEKLADRFDVRPAGEGIAPATDETRRRRARTLGVSYVFSGNLSRIGKAVTLDVTIAPVEEPGKGRTVVVSGALENPPELTPGDLALFRRLGTEAALKSKTLFFGDERVGEGASAKSIPKLSGTISRSSELPGEMVSTALSDTDLDGKMEFVAATLDAIAVYSVEGDELREKARIPNAGPGLFHVDAADVTRNGVADIIAVRYAAGTVLSDIWQYDGKEYRKITSGLPYFLRTADLGPEGIVLLGQASDPATVFKGPIFRVTVDRSGKTEMKDRDRPLPLPEGTFLYGFTALRKGKGVRYAALTDRSRILYLDETGKELWEGLDAVTGTEITIEGTGRRLQIPGRMAAVDINQDGTDELVVLNDLVAAGTYFENLRVFSQAEILCFAQGEADLQLAWRSPEFDASARDLLADRTVPARIRFAIASRDRAKLLGATAQWRVLWVK; encoded by the coding sequence GTGATCCTTCTCCTTCTGGCCCTTCTCTGGTTTTCCACGCCCGCCGATGCGGCGCGCCAGACCCTCGCCCTCTTTCCGCCGGAAATCGTCCCTGCGGGCAGCGACAACGCGCTGCGCCCCGCCGTCACGGTCCTCGAACAGACGCTGAAGGAGAAGCTCGCCGACCGCTTCGACGTCCGGCCGGCGGGAGAGGGAATCGCCCCCGCGACCGACGAAACACGTCGCCGCAGGGCGAGGACGCTCGGAGTGTCTTACGTCTTCTCGGGGAACCTCTCGCGCATCGGAAAAGCGGTGACGCTCGACGTGACGATCGCCCCCGTCGAGGAACCGGGGAAGGGACGCACCGTCGTCGTCTCGGGCGCGCTCGAGAACCCGCCCGAACTCACCCCGGGCGACCTCGCCCTGTTCCGACGCCTGGGCACCGAAGCGGCCCTCAAGTCGAAAACCCTCTTCTTCGGCGACGAGCGGGTGGGGGAGGGCGCCTCCGCGAAGAGCATCCCCAAACTGTCCGGGACGATCTCCCGCAGCTCCGAACTCCCCGGCGAGATGGTGTCCACCGCACTCTCCGACACCGATCTCGACGGGAAGATGGAGTTCGTCGCCGCCACTCTCGACGCGATCGCCGTCTACAGCGTGGAGGGGGACGAGCTCCGCGAGAAGGCCCGAATTCCGAACGCCGGCCCGGGGCTCTTCCACGTGGATGCCGCCGACGTCACCCGGAACGGGGTCGCCGACATCATCGCCGTCCGGTACGCGGCCGGAACGGTGCTCTCCGACATCTGGCAGTACGACGGGAAGGAGTACCGGAAGATCACCTCCGGCCTTCCGTACTTCCTGCGCACGGCCGATCTCGGCCCGGAAGGGATCGTCCTCCTCGGGCAGGCATCCGATCCGGCGACGGTTTTCAAGGGACCGATCTTCCGGGTTACCGTCGACCGGAGCGGGAAGACCGAGATGAAGGATCGCGACCGTCCCCTGCCGCTGCCGGAGGGGACGTTCCTCTACGGATTCACCGCACTGCGCAAGGGGAAGGGAGTCCGGTACGCCGCGCTCACCGATCGCAGCCGGATCCTCTACCTCGACGAAACCGGGAAGGAGCTGTGGGAAGGGCTGGACGCCGTCACCGGGACCGAGATCACCATCGAGGGGACCGGCCGGCGACTGCAGATCCCCGGTCGGATGGCGGCGGTCGACATCAACCAGGACGGGACCGATGAGCTGGTCGTCCTGAACGACCTGGTGGCCGCGGGAACGTATTTCGAGAACCTGCGGGTCTTCTCCCAGGCCGAGATCCTCTGCTTCGCGCAGGGGGAGGCCGACCTGCAGCTCGCCTGGCGCTCGCCCGAGTTCGACGCCTCCGCCCGCGATCTCCTCGCCGACCGGACCGTCCCGGCCAGGATCCGCTTTGCCATCGCCTCGCGCGACCGCGCCAAGCTCCTGGGCGCCACCGCCCAGTGGCGCGTCCTGTGGGTCAAGTGA
- a CDS encoding ABC transporter ATP-binding protein, which yields MLKVNNIEVIYSDVILVLKGLSLVVPEGQIVALLGANGAGKSTTLKAISGLLKSEEGEVTDGEILFGGEKINGKDPEEIVRKGVFQVMEGRKVFEDLTTEENLRCGAHTRKDQKNVKGDYERVYTYFPRLKDRRKGLAGYLSGGEQQMLAIGRALMARPRLMLLDEPSLGLSPLLVKEIFGIIKDINEKEKTTILLVEQNARVALSISSYGYIMENGKVVLDGETSKLANNEDVKEFYLGMNEVGTRKSYRDIKHYKRRKRWLS from the coding sequence ATGCTCAAGGTGAACAACATCGAGGTGATCTACTCCGACGTCATCCTCGTCCTCAAGGGCCTCTCCCTGGTCGTCCCCGAGGGGCAGATCGTCGCGCTGCTGGGCGCCAACGGGGCGGGGAAGAGCACCACCCTCAAGGCGATCTCGGGGCTCCTCAAGTCCGAGGAGGGGGAGGTCACCGACGGGGAGATCCTCTTCGGCGGCGAAAAGATCAACGGGAAGGACCCCGAGGAGATCGTCCGGAAGGGGGTCTTCCAGGTGATGGAGGGGCGCAAGGTCTTCGAGGACCTGACGACCGAGGAGAACCTGCGGTGCGGCGCCCACACCCGGAAGGACCAGAAGAACGTCAAGGGGGACTACGAGCGGGTCTACACCTACTTCCCGCGCCTGAAAGACCGCCGCAAGGGGCTGGCAGGGTACCTCTCCGGCGGGGAGCAGCAGATGCTGGCGATCGGGCGGGCGCTGATGGCGCGTCCCAGGCTCATGCTCCTCGACGAGCCGTCGCTCGGGCTGTCGCCGCTGCTGGTCAAGGAGATCTTCGGCATCATCAAGGACATCAACGAGAAGGAGAAGACGACGATCCTCCTGGTCGAGCAGAACGCCCGCGTGGCCCTTTCCATCTCCAGCTACGGCTACATCATGGAAAACGGCAAGGTGGTGCTCGACGGCGAAACCTCGAAACTCGCCAACAACGAGGACGTCAAGGAGTTCTACCTCGGCATGAACGAGGTCGGCACCCGGAAGTCGTACCGCGACATCAAGCATTACAAGCGCCGCAAACGCTGGCTCTCCTGA
- a CDS encoding ATP-binding protein — MKSLPVLIVHPDPQDLAEYAAILVEARHAVLQATGFPEAAAILTRHRGRMVVLSSLSAGNGDGHQFLEDTLKKYPFLPFTFMAASPPLNSVLGALRQGAYDFIRTPVPPDILLHSVARSVQKLSLTLETEKQEKEIRKLLDRSREDLKDARTHSSFKGFMISMAAHDFRSIITVLDGTLQLVKERCAGCEVSGPAGILEQATRTIGRLRTMAGTLLDYEAAESGSIRLDIHPFPLADMLKECAAFYRPYAEKKKIHLLLEGDPHDVTVLGDRGKVMEILDNLVYNALKFTPSRGTIRLSGKKEGGFAVICVSDTGAGIPKEKLLKIFDQGDIVATLDSSARLGLGLTICKRLVEAQKGKIRIDSDPGKGTQVHFSFPAV, encoded by the coding sequence ATGAAATCCCTTCCCGTCCTCATCGTCCACCCGGACCCTCAGGATCTGGCGGAGTACGCCGCGATCCTGGTGGAGGCCCGCCATGCGGTTCTGCAGGCCACCGGTTTCCCCGAAGCGGCCGCGATCCTTACCCGGCACCGCGGCAGGATGGTCGTCCTGTCATCCCTTTCGGCGGGGAACGGGGACGGCCACCAGTTCCTGGAAGACACGTTGAAAAAATACCCCTTTCTCCCGTTCACCTTCATGGCCGCCTCCCCGCCCCTCAATTCGGTCCTCGGCGCGCTCCGGCAGGGGGCCTACGATTTTATCCGGACGCCCGTCCCGCCCGACATCCTCCTCCACTCCGTCGCGCGGTCGGTCCAGAAGCTCTCCCTGACTCTGGAAACCGAGAAGCAGGAAAAGGAGATCCGCAAGCTCCTCGACCGCAGCCGGGAGGACCTGAAGGACGCGCGGACCCATTCCTCGTTCAAGGGGTTCATGATCTCGATGGCGGCGCACGACTTCCGGTCGATCATCACCGTGCTGGACGGCACCCTGCAGTTGGTCAAGGAACGGTGCGCGGGGTGCGAAGTGTCCGGACCCGCCGGGATACTGGAGCAGGCCACTCGCACCATCGGCCGCCTGCGCACGATGGCCGGCACGCTGCTCGACTACGAGGCCGCGGAATCCGGGTCGATCCGCCTCGACATCCACCCGTTCCCGCTCGCCGACATGCTGAAGGAGTGCGCCGCCTTCTACCGACCGTACGCGGAGAAGAAAAAGATCCACCTGCTGCTGGAAGGGGATCCCCATGACGTCACCGTCCTCGGCGACCGCGGAAAGGTGATGGAGATCCTCGACAACCTCGTCTACAACGCCCTCAAGTTCACCCCATCCCGGGGAACGATCCGCCTCTCCGGAAAGAAGGAGGGGGGATTCGCCGTCATCTGCGTCTCCGACACCGGCGCGGGGATCCCGAAGGAGAAGCTTCTGAAGATCTTCGACCAGGGGGACATCGTCGCCACCCTCGACTCCAGCGCCAGGCTCGGCCTGGGGTTGACGATCTGCAAACGGCTCGTGGAGGCGCAAAAAGGGAAAATCCGGATCGACTCCGATCCGGGGAAAGGAACACAGGTACACTTCTCATTTCCGGCAGTATAA
- a CDS encoding ABC transporter substrate-binding protein, with protein MKQTMRVFAMVAAMALCVSGAAYSAETIKVGHLADLTGPTGEVGKPYAQGVQDYKDWVNKNGGINGKQIDMPMFDYAYDKNKAVNQYKKYLEDKVVAIQGWGSGDTEALSKTTGDDKIPYISASYSAHLTDPAKTPYNFFCAPDYTTGLRAGLKYLKDNWKEKRAPKIVFIYPNVPYGIAPIKGGKEYAKELGFEVLGDENVDLKAIEANSQLLSVKNKGADFAWTGGTTNSTAVILKDAKKLGLTTKFFSNIWGIDETTPKLAGGAEEGALVMAGSTVYGSNVPGMKQLMEVQRYPGAQVVHYIRGYVSMMVLTEALKIADKKGQLNGPGVKAALETLKDFDTGGLTPAKLTFTPTDHRPSMTVNIMEMQKGKLVLKQTIELPRKKEWLGL; from the coding sequence ATGAAGCAGACGATGCGTGTGTTCGCGATGGTCGCCGCGATGGCGCTGTGCGTGTCCGGGGCCGCTTATTCCGCCGAGACGATCAAGGTCGGTCACCTGGCGGACCTGACCGGGCCGACGGGCGAGGTCGGGAAGCCGTACGCCCAGGGAGTCCAGGACTACAAGGACTGGGTCAACAAGAACGGCGGGATCAACGGCAAGCAGATCGACATGCCGATGTTCGACTACGCCTACGACAAGAACAAGGCGGTCAACCAGTACAAGAAGTACCTCGAGGACAAGGTCGTCGCGATCCAGGGGTGGGGCTCCGGCGACACCGAGGCGCTCTCCAAGACGACCGGGGACGACAAGATCCCCTACATCTCCGCGTCGTACTCCGCCCACCTGACCGACCCCGCGAAGACCCCGTACAACTTCTTCTGCGCGCCCGACTACACCACGGGGCTGCGGGCCGGATTGAAGTATCTGAAGGACAACTGGAAAGAGAAACGGGCACCGAAAATCGTCTTCATCTACCCGAACGTGCCGTACGGGATCGCCCCGATCAAGGGCGGCAAGGAGTACGCGAAGGAACTCGGGTTCGAGGTCCTGGGCGACGAGAACGTCGACCTGAAGGCGATCGAGGCGAACTCCCAGCTCCTCTCCGTGAAGAACAAGGGCGCCGATTTCGCGTGGACCGGCGGGACGACCAACTCCACGGCGGTCATCCTGAAAGACGCCAAGAAGCTCGGCCTCACCACCAAGTTCTTCAGCAACATCTGGGGGATCGATGAGACAACGCCGAAGCTGGCGGGCGGCGCGGAGGAAGGGGCGCTCGTGATGGCCGGCTCCACCGTGTACGGCTCGAATGTCCCCGGGATGAAGCAATTGATGGAGGTGCAGCGGTACCCAGGGGCCCAGGTGGTCCACTACATCCGCGGGTACGTCTCGATGATGGTCCTCACCGAGGCGCTCAAGATCGCGGACAAGAAGGGGCAGCTGAACGGCCCCGGCGTCAAGGCCGCCCTCGAGACGCTGAAGGATTTCGACACCGGCGGGCTTACTCCGGCGAAGCTCACCTTCACGCCGACCGACCACCGGCCGTCCATGACGGTCAATATCATGGAAATGCAGAAGGGGAAACTGGTTCTAAAGCAGACGATCGAGCTGCCGCGCAAGAAGGAGTGGCTGGGACTGTAG
- a CDS encoding polysaccharide export protein, protein MGPEDQLRISVWDNKELTLDLVVRPDGKISMPLLQDVPAEGLTATQLAANIQQGLSAYIVNPEVSVIVLQVNAPKFYMIGYVARPGTYPLRGDTSVLQALALAGGLTQFASPRSIKLIRAVGGKQEVRKINYYDIIDDGGEGNYLLKSGDTIVVP, encoded by the coding sequence TTGGGCCCCGAGGACCAGCTTCGGATCTCGGTTTGGGATAACAAGGAACTGACCCTGGACCTTGTCGTACGGCCCGACGGCAAGATCTCCATGCCGCTTCTGCAGGATGTGCCTGCCGAAGGGTTGACCGCGACCCAGCTCGCCGCCAACATCCAGCAAGGTTTGTCGGCGTACATCGTGAATCCCGAGGTCTCCGTGATCGTCCTGCAGGTCAACGCGCCGAAATTTTACATGATCGGATACGTCGCCCGCCCGGGGACGTACCCCTTGCGCGGAGACACCTCGGTCCTGCAGGCGCTCGCACTCGCCGGCGGGTTGACCCAATTCGCCTCCCCGAGAAGCATCAAGCTGATCCGGGCGGTGGGTGGAAAACAGGAGGTCCGGAAAATAAATTATTACGACATCATCGATGATGGAGGCGAGGGGAACTACCTCCTCAAATCCGGCGACACGATCGTGGTGCCGTAA
- a CDS encoding sigma-54 dependent transcriptional regulator, translating into MTEQYVLIVDDDPAFSHFTQNLLTDREMRVVVASSKAEGLEEFERELPSCVILDIFLPDGSGVDLIKPMRAASLTMPIIMVSGQSEVDEVVRAMKEGASDYVKKPFQGEELLLKMRMVLDASHAKVELNELRNKTRPEEEYNLLFGMSDRMSKVQAVLDQVAGTDITVLITGESGTGKELVAKAVHKASDRANDPFIKVNCAALPRELLESELFGFEKGAFTGAHRRKYGRFEMAQNGTIFLDEISEMHMDLQSKLLHVLQEKQFFRIGGEREVKANCRILCATNKNLERMVEEGKFRRDLFYRVNVVNIVVPPLRERKDDIPILVDYFLNRYCQMYNREACKVSPRLMEMFLNYTWQGNVRELENNVKRLIILGNEAQLIAEFQRKRENGQYGAIPDDGPLEDAVPAPRTRPAGRAPAQASTAGEDGNGGGRDAPNLSGKATLKEVSKIAQRTAEKELIEKVLGQTRWNRRKAAQILDISYKALLYKIKDCGLNME; encoded by the coding sequence ATGACAGAACAATATGTCCTTATCGTAGACGACGATCCCGCCTTTTCCCATTTCACTCAAAATCTCTTAACCGACAGGGAGATGCGAGTGGTCGTTGCCTCCAGCAAGGCGGAAGGTCTGGAGGAGTTCGAGCGCGAGCTCCCCTCGTGCGTCATCCTCGATATCTTCCTGCCCGACGGCTCCGGCGTCGACCTGATCAAGCCGATGCGCGCCGCCTCGCTCACGATGCCGATCATCATGGTCTCGGGCCAGAGCGAGGTTGATGAAGTCGTCCGCGCGATGAAGGAAGGCGCCAGCGACTACGTCAAGAAGCCGTTCCAGGGGGAGGAACTCCTCCTCAAGATGCGGATGGTGCTGGATGCCTCCCACGCCAAGGTGGAGCTCAATGAACTGCGCAACAAGACCCGTCCGGAGGAGGAGTACAACCTCCTCTTCGGGATGAGCGACCGGATGAGCAAGGTCCAGGCCGTACTCGACCAGGTTGCGGGGACCGACATCACCGTCCTGATCACCGGGGAGAGCGGCACCGGCAAGGAGCTGGTCGCCAAGGCGGTCCACAAGGCGTCCGATCGGGCGAACGACCCGTTCATCAAGGTGAACTGCGCCGCCCTCCCGCGGGAGCTGCTGGAAAGCGAACTGTTCGGCTTCGAGAAAGGGGCGTTCACCGGCGCCCACCGCCGCAAGTACGGCCGCTTCGAGATGGCGCAGAACGGCACCATCTTCCTCGACGAGATCAGCGAGATGCACATGGACCTGCAGTCGAAGCTGCTGCATGTCCTGCAGGAGAAGCAATTCTTCAGGATCGGCGGCGAGCGCGAGGTGAAGGCGAACTGCCGTATCCTCTGCGCCACCAACAAGAACCTGGAACGGATGGTCGAGGAGGGGAAGTTCCGCCGCGACCTGTTCTACCGGGTCAACGTGGTAAACATCGTCGTGCCGCCGCTCCGGGAGCGGAAGGACGACATCCCGATCCTCGTCGACTATTTCCTTAATCGGTATTGCCAGATGTACAATCGGGAGGCGTGCAAGGTCTCCCCCCGCCTGATGGAGATGTTCCTCAACTACACCTGGCAGGGAAACGTGCGCGAGCTCGAGAACAACGTGAAGCGGCTGATCATCCTCGGGAACGAGGCACAGCTGATCGCCGAGTTCCAGCGCAAACGGGAAAACGGCCAGTACGGCGCCATCCCGGACGATGGGCCGTTGGAGGACGCGGTCCCCGCTCCGCGGACCCGGCCAGCGGGCCGCGCACCCGCGCAGGCGTCCACGGCAGGCGAGGACGGGAACGGGGGAGGGCGCGACGCACCGAACCTCTCCGGGAAGGCCACGCTGAAGGAGGTGTCGAAGATCGCGCAGCGAACCGCAGAAAAGGAGCTCATCGAGAAGGTCCTCGGACAAACCCGGTGGAACCGGAGGAAGGCGGCGCAGATCCTCGACATCAGCTACAAGGCCCTGCTCTACAAGATCAAGGATTGCGGGTTGAACATGGAGTGA
- a CDS encoding AMP-binding protein produces MIDRKRGYYDEARETMPAAKRAQAQREMVRETVLHAYEQAPATRRKMDDAGVRPGDVREPADLRKIPLTRKADLKHIQKGEPPFGGLAAVPPRSMRRIYVSPGPTFDPEGRDATHWRWEKPFVAAGFRAGDIVQNTFMYHFSPAGLMFDEALLRIGCTVIPAGVGNTELQAQVMKELNVTGYVGTPSFLMTILEKAKEMGYTSGDGLSLQVGLVTGEMFPESLRARFRDEFGVQVRQCYGTADVGSLGYECHEANGMHVPDEILLEMIDPATGDPVPPGAIGEVVVTLPDRTYPLVRFATGDLSVLSDDPCPCGRTSPRLLKLLGRVDQVTKVKGMFVHPEQVTQLAGKVPVIASAQFVVTRTEHDDHMEMRIVLKESAAASDALAARIVEMAREITRLRGEVRFIAATEIEEPDKKIIDKRKWD; encoded by the coding sequence ATGATCGACCGGAAGAGGGGATATTACGACGAGGCGCGGGAGACGATGCCGGCGGCGAAGCGGGCCCAGGCGCAGCGGGAGATGGTGCGCGAGACGGTGCTCCACGCCTACGAACAGGCGCCGGCGACCCGCCGAAAGATGGACGACGCGGGCGTTCGCCCCGGGGACGTGCGGGAGCCCGCCGACCTGCGCAAGATCCCGCTCACCCGGAAGGCGGACCTCAAGCATATCCAGAAAGGGGAGCCGCCGTTCGGGGGGCTGGCCGCCGTGCCGCCCCGGTCGATGCGCCGCATCTACGTCTCCCCGGGACCGACGTTCGACCCGGAAGGCCGCGACGCGACCCACTGGCGCTGGGAGAAGCCGTTCGTCGCCGCGGGATTCCGTGCGGGCGACATCGTCCAGAACACCTTCATGTACCACTTTTCGCCGGCGGGGCTCATGTTCGACGAGGCGCTCCTGCGGATCGGCTGCACCGTCATCCCGGCGGGGGTGGGGAACACGGAGCTGCAGGCCCAGGTGATGAAGGAGCTGAACGTCACCGGCTACGTCGGCACGCCGTCGTTCCTCATGACAATCCTCGAAAAGGCGAAGGAGATGGGGTACACCTCCGGCGACGGCCTGTCGCTCCAGGTCGGCCTCGTGACCGGCGAGATGTTCCCCGAGTCGCTGCGCGCCCGGTTCCGCGACGAGTTCGGCGTACAGGTCCGCCAATGCTACGGCACGGCCGACGTCGGGTCGCTCGGCTACGAATGCCATGAAGCGAACGGGATGCACGTCCCCGACGAGATCCTCCTGGAGATGATCGATCCCGCCACGGGCGATCCCGTCCCCCCCGGCGCCATCGGCGAAGTGGTGGTGACGCTCCCCGACCGGACGTACCCGCTCGTGCGGTTCGCCACCGGGGACCTCTCCGTCCTTTCCGACGATCCGTGCCCCTGCGGGCGCACCTCCCCCCGGCTCCTGAAGCTGCTGGGACGCGTCGACCAGGTCACGAAGGTCAAGGGGATGTTCGTCCACCCCGAACAGGTCACCCAGCTGGCGGGGAAGGTCCCCGTGATCGCCTCCGCCCAGTTCGTCGTCACCCGGACCGAGCACGACGACCACATGGAGATGCGGATCGTCCTCAAGGAGTCCGCCGCCGCGTCGGACGCGCTCGCGGCCCGCATCGTGGAGATGGCCCGCGAGATCACCCGCCTGCGGGGCGAGGTCCGGTTCATCGCCGCCACCGAGATCGAGGAGCCGGACAAGAAGATCATCGACAAACGGAAATGGGACTGA
- a CDS encoding isochorismatase family protein, with protein MSRVLNRENAVLVVVDVQERLVPAIDKELYARSLKNFKITIEAAGTLGLPIVLTEQYPKGLGRTVPDVLQALEGKTYDRIEKDAFSCGRDERFLAALAKTARRQVVLIGMEAHVCVYQTSVDLLNAGYEVFVLDDAVSSRFPHNYRSGIAALRDAGVVVVSTETAVFQMMKVAGTPEFKKISSLLR; from the coding sequence GTGAGCAGGGTCCTGAACAGGGAAAACGCGGTGCTGGTCGTGGTCGACGTGCAGGAGCGCCTCGTCCCGGCCATCGACAAGGAGTTGTACGCGCGGTCGCTGAAAAACTTCAAGATCACGATCGAGGCGGCCGGGACGCTGGGCCTTCCGATCGTCCTCACGGAACAGTACCCCAAGGGGCTGGGCCGCACCGTCCCCGACGTCCTGCAGGCGCTCGAGGGGAAGACGTACGACCGGATCGAGAAGGACGCCTTCAGCTGCGGCCGCGACGAACGGTTCCTCGCCGCCCTCGCGAAGACCGCCCGCCGCCAGGTGGTGCTGATCGGCATGGAGGCGCACGTCTGCGTCTACCAGACTTCCGTCGACCTCCTCAACGCCGGGTACGAAGTGTTCGTGCTGGACGACGCCGTCTCCTCGCGCTTCCCCCACAACTACCGGAGCGGGATCGCCGCCCTGCGCGACGCGGGGGTCGTGGTCGTCAGCACCGAAACGGCCGTCTTCCAGATGATGAAAGTCGCCGGAACGCCGGAGTTCAAGAAGATCTCGTCCCTGCTTCGATGA
- a CDS encoding Xaa-Pro peptidase family protein: MYTLTPAEEIHARIAKLQAGLRAARLDAAFLVQNADLFYFTGSIQQGILIVPAEGEPVYFVRRVFERAVEESSLSNVRRIASPKEVTAYYAEKNVAFPSIGFELDVLPVGTFLRFQQVFPGAKPEDVSPVVRGIRAAKSPHEAATLRENGKRLAALLSGARKKIRPGVTEVALQGMLQGEAIGGGHSTVNRMRAFNQDPGLGCVISGPDAALPSYADFPTSGKGLSPFVPAGQGERAIRPNEPVIVDLMWAQDGYLVDMARTYSVGPMPGKMEEAYGHAVAVLRAIEAGIRPGSVAGDLYTVGLAVAASTPYAENFMGPPGYNTKFIGHGIGIEVDEFPFVAKGAPTVLAPGMVFTLEPKFVFPGEGAVGIENTYLVTADGFETLTPLDEGVLRCDG, translated from the coding sequence GTGTACACGCTGACGCCGGCGGAGGAGATCCACGCGCGGATCGCGAAGCTGCAGGCGGGCTTGCGCGCGGCTCGCCTCGACGCGGCGTTTCTCGTGCAGAACGCCGACCTTTTCTACTTCACCGGGTCGATCCAGCAGGGGATCCTGATCGTCCCCGCGGAAGGGGAGCCGGTCTACTTCGTCCGCCGCGTCTTCGAGCGGGCCGTCGAGGAGTCGTCCCTGTCGAACGTGCGCAGGATCGCGAGCCCGAAAGAGGTGACCGCGTACTACGCGGAAAAGAACGTCGCCTTCCCCTCCATCGGGTTCGAGCTGGACGTCCTCCCCGTGGGGACCTTCCTCCGATTCCAGCAGGTCTTCCCCGGGGCGAAGCCCGAGGACGTCTCGCCGGTCGTCCGCGGGATCCGCGCCGCGAAATCGCCCCACGAGGCCGCAACGCTTCGGGAAAACGGGAAACGGCTCGCCGCGCTCCTCTCCGGCGCCCGGAAGAAAATCCGCCCCGGCGTCACGGAGGTGGCCCTCCAGGGGATGCTCCAGGGCGAGGCGATCGGCGGCGGGCACAGCACCGTCAACCGGATGCGCGCCTTCAACCAGGACCCGGGCCTCGGGTGCGTGATCTCCGGCCCCGACGCGGCGCTCCCCTCCTACGCCGACTTCCCCACGTCCGGGAAGGGCCTCTCCCCGTTCGTCCCGGCGGGGCAGGGGGAGCGGGCGATCCGGCCGAACGAGCCGGTCATCGTCGACCTGATGTGGGCGCAGGACGGTTACCTGGTCGACATGGCCCGGACCTACAGCGTCGGCCCGATGCCCGGAAAGATGGAGGAGGCGTACGGCCATGCCGTCGCCGTGCTGCGCGCGATCGAGGCGGGGATCCGGCCGGGCTCCGTGGCAGGGGACCTGTACACCGTCGGGCTTGCAGTGGCGGCCTCCACACCCTACGCGGAGAATTTCATGGGCCCGCCGGGGTATAATACAAAGTTCATCGGCCACGGGATCGGGATCGAGGTGGACGAGTTCCCCTTCGTCGCGAAGGGGGCCCCCACGGTCCTTGCGCCCGGCATGGTGTTCACCCTCGAGCCGAAGTTCGTCTTCCCGGGGGAGGGCGCCGTGGGGATCGAGAACACGTACCTGGTGACCGCGGACGGGTTCGAGACGCTGACGCCGCTCGACGAGGGCGTCCTCCGCTGCGACGGGTAA
- a CDS encoding DUF169 domain-containing protein yields the protein MDAAALNQHLEKHLRVSTFPLGIKSLKPGEPLPEKVKIPSKHLGVKVAICQAISIARRYGWTMAFSGADLSCPIAKAAFGFEERNDYYTSGGLADGMYASCREAGAAFESALAKYDPGEYAHVVAGPLSRANFVPDTVLVYGNSAQVLRLLNAVLYKRGGSLKSDFSGRGDCTDIVIKGKKTGEPQVILPCYGDRIFGMAGDDEMAFTFPFDRAGEVVEGLEMTHAGGVRYPVPIYLRFQADFPKSYQELEKIWQESKK from the coding sequence ATGGACGCCGCCGCGCTGAACCAGCACCTCGAAAAGCACCTTCGGGTGAGCACCTTCCCCCTCGGGATCAAGTCGCTGAAGCCCGGGGAGCCGCTCCCCGAGAAGGTGAAAATCCCCTCGAAGCACCTGGGCGTGAAGGTCGCGATCTGCCAGGCCATCTCGATCGCCCGCCGGTACGGCTGGACGATGGCGTTTTCCGGGGCGGACCTCTCGTGCCCCATCGCCAAGGCGGCGTTCGGCTTCGAGGAGCGGAACGACTATTACACCTCCGGGGGGCTTGCCGACGGGATGTACGCCTCCTGCAGGGAAGCGGGGGCGGCATTCGAAAGCGCCCTCGCCAAGTACGACCCCGGCGAGTACGCCCACGTGGTCGCCGGCCCCTTGAGCCGCGCCAACTTCGTCCCCGACACGGTGCTCGTCTACGGCAACTCCGCCCAGGTGCTCCGACTCCTGAACGCGGTCCTCTACAAGCGGGGCGGATCCCTCAAAAGCGACTTCTCGGGCCGCGGCGACTGCACCGACATCGTCATCAAGGGGAAGAAGACCGGCGAGCCGCAGGTGATCCTGCCGTGCTACGGCGACCGGATCTTCGGCATGGCCGGGGACGACGAGATGGCGTTCACCTTCCCCTTCGACCGCGCCGGGGAGGTCGTCGAGGGTCTGGAGATGACCCACGCCGGCGGCGTCCGCTACCCGGTCCCCATCTACCTGCGTTTCCAGGCCGACTTCCCCAAGTCGTACCAGGAGCTCGAAAAAATCTGGCAGGAGTCGAAAAAGTAG